Proteins encoded within one genomic window of Bacillus thuringiensis:
- the rfbB gene encoding dTDP-glucose 4,6-dehydratase: MNILVTGGAGFIGSNFVHYMLQSYETYKIINFDALTYSGNLNNVKSIQDHPNYYFVKGEIQNGELLEHVIKERDVQVIVNFAAESHVDRSIENPMPFYDTNVIGTVTLLELVKKYPHIKLVQVSTDEVYGSLGKTGRFTEETPLAPNSPYSSSKASADMIALSYYKTYQLPVIVTRCSNNYGPYQYPEKLIPLMITNALEGKKLPLYGDGLNVRDWLHVTDHCSAIDVVLHKGHIGEVYNIGGNNEKTNIDVVEQIITLLGKTKKDIAYVTDRLGHDRRYAIDAQKMKNELGWEPKYTFEQGLQETVQWYEKNKEWWKPLKQ; this comes from the coding sequence ATGAATATATTAGTAACAGGTGGGGCCGGATTTATTGGAAGTAATTTTGTTCATTACATGTTACAAAGCTATGAAACATATAAAATTATTAACTTTGATGCATTAACATATAGTGGAAACTTAAATAATGTAAAGTCTATTCAAGATCATCCGAATTACTATTTTGTAAAAGGGGAAATTCAAAATGGAGAGCTGCTGGAGCACGTTATTAAGGAACGTGACGTGCAAGTAATTGTCAATTTCGCAGCTGAATCACATGTGGACCGTAGTATTGAGAATCCGATGCCTTTTTATGATACAAATGTAATTGGGACAGTCACCTTATTAGAATTAGTAAAAAAATATCCACATATTAAACTCGTGCAAGTATCAACAGATGAGGTGTACGGCTCTTTAGGGAAAACAGGTCGATTTACAGAGGAAACACCGTTAGCTCCAAATAGTCCATATTCTTCAAGCAAAGCGAGCGCCGACATGATAGCTTTATCTTATTATAAAACATATCAATTACCAGTTATAGTAACGCGTTGCTCCAATAACTATGGGCCGTATCAATATCCTGAAAAATTAATTCCATTAATGATTACGAATGCGCTGGAAGGAAAAAAATTACCGTTATATGGTGATGGATTAAATGTAAGAGATTGGTTACATGTAACGGATCATTGTAGTGCGATTGACGTTGTTCTGCATAAGGGGCATATAGGAGAAGTATATAATATAGGTGGAAATAATGAAAAAACAAATATAGATGTTGTGGAACAAATCATTACTCTCTTAGGAAAAACGAAAAAAGATATTGCGTATGTTACAGATCGTTTAGGTCACGATCGTCGTTATGCGATTGATGCACAAAAGATGAAGAATGAGCTCGGGTGGGAACCGAAGTATACGTTTGAGCAAGGATTACAAGAAACAGTGCAATGGTATGAGAAGAATAAGGAATGGTGGAAACCATTAAAACAGTAA
- the rfbD gene encoding dTDP-4-dehydrorhamnose reductase: MKERVIITGANGQLGKQLQEELNPKEYDIYPFDKKLLDITNISRMQQVVQEIRPHIIIHCAAYTKVDQAEKERDLAYVINAIGARNVAVASQLVGAKLVYISTDYVFQGDRPEGYDEFHNPAPINIYGASKYAGEQFVKELHNKYFIVRTSWLYGKYGNNFVKTMIRLGKEREEISVVADQIGSPTYVADLNVMINKLIHTSLYGTYHVSNRGSCSWFEFAKKIFSHANMKVNVVPVSTEEFGAAAARPKYSIFQHNMLRLNGFLQMPTWEEGLERFFIETKSH; this comes from the coding sequence ATGAAAGAACGGGTTATCATAACAGGAGCAAATGGTCAATTAGGAAAGCAACTACAAGAAGAGTTAAATCCTAAAGAATATGACATATATCCATTTGATAAAAAGTTACTAGATATAACAAATATATCCCGAATGCAGCAAGTGGTACAAGAAATAAGACCACATATCATTATTCATTGTGCAGCGTATACGAAGGTTGATCAAGCTGAGAAAGAGCGAGATCTTGCTTATGTAATAAATGCAATAGGGGCTCGAAATGTAGCGGTTGCTTCACAATTAGTTGGGGCGAAGTTAGTTTATATTAGTACGGATTATGTATTTCAAGGCGACAGACCGGAGGGGTACGATGAATTTCATAATCCGGCGCCGATCAATATATACGGGGCTTCTAAATATGCGGGAGAGCAGTTTGTCAAAGAGTTACATAATAAATACTTTATCGTTCGTACATCGTGGTTATATGGTAAGTATGGAAATAATTTTGTGAAAACGATGATACGATTAGGGAAAGAAAGAGAAGAAATATCTGTTGTAGCGGATCAAATCGGTTCTCCTACGTATGTGGCGGATTTAAATGTGATGATTAATAAGCTCATTCATACTTCTTTATACGGTACGTATCATGTATCAAATAGAGGTTCATGTTCTTGGTTTGAATTTGCCAAAAAAATATTTTCGCATGCAAATATGAAAGTGAATGTAGTACCTGTTTCGACCGAAGAATTTGGGGCAGCGGCAGCGAGGCCGAAATATTCTATCTTCCAACATAACATGCTACGATTAAATGGTTTTTTACAAATGCCTACTTGGGAAGAAGGATTAGAGCGTTTTTTTATAGAAACAAAAAGTCATTAA
- the fabI gene encoding enoyl-ACP reductase FabI produces MELLQGKTFVVMGVANQRSIAWGIARSLHNAGAKLIFTYAGERLERNVRELADTLEGQESLVLPCDVTNDEELTACFETIKQEVGTIHGVAHCIAFANRDDLKGEFVDTSRDGFLLAQNISAFSLTAVAREAKKVMTEGGNILTLTYLGGERVVKNYNVMGVAKASLEASVKYLANDLGQHGIRVNAISAGPIRTLSAKGVGDFNSILREIEERAPLRRTTTPEEVGDTAVFLFSDLARGVTGENIHVDSGYHILG; encoded by the coding sequence ATGGAACTATTACAAGGGAAAACATTTGTTGTTATGGGCGTTGCGAACCAAAGAAGTATTGCGTGGGGAATTGCTCGCTCTTTGCATAATGCAGGTGCAAAATTAATCTTCACATATGCAGGAGAACGTTTAGAGAGAAACGTTCGTGAATTAGCGGACACATTAGAAGGGCAAGAATCACTTGTATTACCTTGTGATGTAACAAATGATGAAGAACTTACAGCTTGCTTTGAAACAATCAAGCAAGAAGTTGGTACAATTCACGGTGTAGCACACTGTATTGCTTTTGCAAATCGTGACGATTTAAAAGGTGAATTTGTAGATACTTCTCGCGATGGATTTTTACTTGCACAAAATATTAGTGCATTCTCTTTAACAGCTGTAGCAAGAGAAGCGAAGAAAGTAATGACAGAAGGCGGAAATATTTTAACGTTAACATATCTTGGCGGCGAGCGCGTTGTGAAAAACTATAACGTTATGGGTGTTGCGAAAGCTTCATTAGAAGCGAGCGTGAAATATTTAGCAAATGATTTAGGGCAACATGGCATTCGCGTTAACGCTATCTCTGCAGGACCAATTCGTACGTTATCTGCAAAAGGTGTAGGCGACTTTAACTCAATCTTAAGAGAAATTGAGGAGCGCGCACCACTTCGTCGTACAACGACTCCAGAAGAAGTTGGGGATACAGCAGTATTCTTATTCAGTGATTTAGCACGCGGCGTAACAGGAGAAAACATTCACGTTGATTCAGGGTATCATATCCTAGGATAA
- a CDS encoding spore coat CotO family protein, whose amino-acid sequence MEVGGTSVKNKNKSSTVGKPLLYIAQVNLELAAPKIKRIILTNFENEDRKEESNRNENVVSSAVEEVIEQEQEQQEEQQVEEKIEEEEQVQEQPEPVRTVPYNKSFKDMNNDEKIHFLLNRPHYIPKVRCRIKTATVSYVGSIISYRNGIVSIMPQNSMRDIRLSIDDIQSISMAGF is encoded by the coding sequence ATGGAAGTGGGAGGGACGAGTGTGAAGAATAAAAATAAAAGTTCAACAGTTGGAAAACCGTTGTTATATATTGCACAAGTAAATTTGGAACTTGCTGCACCGAAAATAAAAAGAATTATCTTAACAAACTTTGAAAATGAGGATCGAAAAGAGGAAAGTAATAGAAACGAAAATGTTGTAAGTAGTGCTGTGGAAGAGGTAATAGAACAAGAACAGGAACAACAAGAAGAGCAGCAAGTAGAAGAAAAAATAGAAGAAGAGGAGCAAGTACAAGAACAGCCAGAGCCAGTGAGAACTGTTCCGTATAATAAATCATTTAAGGATATGAATAATGATGAGAAAATTCATTTCTTATTAAACCGTCCTCATTACATTCCGAAAGTAAGGTGCAGAATAAAAACGGCTACAGTTTCTTATGTTGGATCAATCATATCGTATCGTAATGGCATTGTATCCATTATGCCGCAAAATAGTATGAGAGATATTAGGTTGTCTATAGATGATATCCAATCGATTAGTATGGCCGGCTTTTAA
- the exsY gene encoding exosporium assembly protein ExsY, whose protein sequence is MSCNENKHHGSSHCVVDVVKFINELQDCSTTTCGSGCEIPFLGAHNSASVANTRPFILYTKTGEPFEAFAPTASLVSCRSPIFRVESVDDDSCAVLRVLTVVLGDGSPVPPGDDPICTFLAVPNARLVSTNTCLTVDLNCFCAIQCLRDVSI, encoded by the coding sequence ATGAGTTGTAACGAAAATAAACACCATGGCTCTTCTCATTGTGTAGTTGACGTTGTAAAATTCATCAATGAATTACAAGATTGTTCTACAACAACGTGTGGATCTGGTTGTGAAATCCCATTTTTAGGAGCACACAATAGTGCTTCAGTAGCAAATACACGCCCTTTTATTTTATACACAAAAACTGGAGAACCTTTTGAAGCATTTGCACCAACTGCAAGCCTTGTTAGCTGCCGATCTCCAATTTTCCGTGTGGAAAGTGTAGATGATGATAGCTGTGCTGTGCTACGTGTATTAACTGTAGTATTAGGTGACGGTTCTCCTGTACCACCTGGTGATGATCCAATTTGTACGTTTTTAGCTGTACCAAATGCAAGATTAGTATCGACTAACACTTGTCTTACTGTTGATTTAAACTGCTTCTGTGCGATTCAGTGCTTACGCGACGTTTCTATCTAA